In Bosea vestrisii, the following are encoded in one genomic region:
- the gap gene encoding type I glyceraldehyde-3-phosphate dehydrogenase, producing MTVKVAINGFGRIGRNVLRAIIESKRKDIEVVAINDLGPVETNAHLFRFDSVHGRFPGTVTVSGDTIDVGRGPIKVTAIRDPKDLPHKALGVDIALECTGIFTTRDKAAAHLVAGAKRVLVSAPCDGADLTVVFGVNNDALTKDHIVVSNASCTTNCLAPVVRVLHDAVGIDKGFMTTIHAYTGDQPTLDTMHKDLYRGRAAAMSMIPTSTGAAKAIGLVIPELKGRLDGTSIRVPTPNVSVVDFKFIAKRKTTVEKINDAIIKASKRGALKGILAVTDQPNVSIDFNHDPASSTFALDQTKVLDEKFVRILTWYDNEWGFSNRMSDTAVAMAKLI from the coding sequence ATGACGGTCAAGGTGGCGATCAACGGCTTCGGCCGTATCGGGCGCAACGTGCTGCGCGCGATCATCGAGTCGAAGCGCAAGGACATCGAGGTCGTGGCGATCAACGATCTCGGCCCGGTCGAGACCAATGCCCATCTCTTCCGCTTCGACTCCGTGCATGGCCGCTTCCCCGGCACGGTGACCGTCTCCGGCGACACGATCGATGTCGGCCGCGGCCCGATCAAGGTCACTGCGATCCGCGATCCCAAGGACCTGCCGCACAAGGCGCTCGGCGTCGACATCGCGCTAGAATGCACCGGCATCTTCACCACGCGCGACAAGGCGGCGGCGCATCTCGTCGCCGGCGCCAAGCGCGTGCTGGTCTCGGCCCCCTGCGACGGCGCCGATCTGACGGTCGTCTTCGGCGTCAACAACGACGCCCTGACCAAGGACCACATCGTCGTCTCGAACGCCTCCTGCACCACCAACTGCCTGGCCCCGGTGGTCAGGGTGCTGCATGACGCCGTCGGCATCGACAAGGGCTTCATGACCACGATCCATGCCTATACCGGCGACCAGCCGACGCTCGACACGATGCACAAGGACCTTTACCGCGGCCGCGCCGCCGCGATGTCGATGATCCCGACCTCGACCGGCGCCGCCAAGGCGATCGGCCTCGTCATCCCCGAGCTCAAGGGCCGGCTCGACGGCACATCGATCCGCGTGCCGACGCCGAACGTCTCGGTCGTCGACTTCAAGTTCATCGCGAAGCGCAAGACCACGGTCGAGAAGATCAACGACGCCATCATCAAGGCGAGCAAGCGCGGCGCGCTGAAGGGCATCCTGGCCGTCACCGACCAGCCCAACGTCTCGATCGACTTCAACCATGATCCGGCGTCGTCGACCTTCGCGCTCGACCAGACCAAGGTCCTGGACGAGAAGTTCGTCCGCATCCTCA
- the tkt gene encoding transketolase — protein sequence MTTPAIDRALHERLANAIRSLAMDGVEQAKSGHPGLPMGAADVATVLFTRILKYDAAEPRWPDRDRFVLSAGHGSMLIYALLYLTGTPGLELDDLKKFRQLESKTPGHPENFMTLGVETTTGPLGQGLATAVGMAMAERMLAAEFGKKLVDHKTYVLASDGDLMEGISQEAIALAGHQKLNKLIVLWDDNGISIDGPLSISDSVDQVARFKACGWKAERVDGHDPDAIEAAVRRAQKSNKPTLIACKTVIGFGAPKKAGTSKAHGEPLGAEELAAAKKALGITGGPFEVAADVLKAWRGFGATGFAERKDWNTRLAALSERKRGEFERRLSLTPPAKLAKALVAHKKALAASPVTVATRKASELALEAIMPVMPELVMGSADLTPSNNTRTKAAEDFTPKTPKGRYVRYGIREHGMAAAMNGITLHGGFRTAGGTFLVFADYARPSMRLAALMGLPVVYVMTHDSIGLGEDGPTHQPVEQIASLRAMPNMRVLRPADAIETAEAWQIALERTDGPTVLALSRQNLTPVRTDGTATNRSAKGAYELLPAEGGKAQVSLFASGSEVEIAVAARKLLAEKGIRARVVSVPSLELLLEQDEATKAGIIGEAPIKIAVEAAVRFGWDGVIGADGGFVGMSSFGASGPYKEVYKHFGITPEAVAEAAIKRHNG from the coding sequence ATGACGACGCCCGCGATCGACCGCGCTTTGCACGAGCGGCTGGCCAATGCCATCCGCTCGCTCGCCATGGATGGCGTCGAGCAGGCCAAGTCCGGCCATCCCGGCCTGCCGATGGGCGCGGCCGATGTCGCGACCGTGCTGTTCACGCGCATCCTGAAATATGATGCGGCCGAGCCGCGCTGGCCCGACCGCGACCGCTTCGTGCTCTCGGCCGGCCACGGCTCGATGCTGATCTACGCGCTGCTGTACCTAACCGGCACGCCCGGCCTGGAGCTCGACGACCTCAAGAAGTTCCGCCAGCTCGAATCGAAGACCCCGGGCCATCCCGAGAACTTCATGACGCTCGGCGTCGAGACCACGACCGGCCCGCTCGGCCAGGGACTCGCCACCGCCGTCGGCATGGCGATGGCCGAGCGCATGCTCGCCGCCGAATTCGGCAAGAAGCTGGTCGACCACAAGACCTATGTCCTCGCCTCTGACGGCGACCTGATGGAGGGCATCAGCCAGGAGGCGATCGCGCTCGCCGGCCATCAGAAACTGAACAAGCTGATCGTGCTCTGGGACGATAACGGCATCTCGATCGACGGGCCGCTCTCGATCTCCGACTCGGTCGACCAGGTCGCTCGCTTCAAGGCCTGCGGCTGGAAGGCCGAGCGCGTCGACGGGCATGATCCCGATGCGATCGAGGCAGCCGTCCGCCGTGCTCAGAAGTCGAACAAGCCGACGCTGATCGCCTGCAAGACCGTGATCGGCTTCGGCGCCCCGAAGAAGGCCGGCACCTCGAAGGCGCATGGCGAGCCGCTCGGCGCGGAAGAACTCGCCGCCGCCAAGAAGGCGCTCGGCATCACCGGCGGGCCGTTCGAGGTCGCGGCCGATGTGCTCAAGGCCTGGCGCGGCTTCGGCGCCACCGGCTTCGCCGAGCGCAAGGACTGGAATACGCGTCTGGCTGCGCTGTCCGAGCGCAAGCGCGGTGAATTCGAGCGCCGGCTGTCGCTGACTCCGCCGGCCAAGCTCGCCAAGGCGCTCGTCGCTCACAAGAAGGCGCTCGCCGCGAGCCCGGTCACGGTCGCGACCCGCAAGGCTTCGGAGCTGGCGCTTGAAGCCATCATGCCGGTCATGCCGGAGCTGGTGATGGGCTCGGCCGACCTCACGCCGTCCAACAACACCCGCACCAAGGCGGCCGAGGACTTCACGCCGAAGACTCCGAAGGGCCGCTATGTCCGCTACGGCATCCGCGAGCACGGCATGGCCGCGGCGATGAACGGCATCACGCTGCATGGCGGCTTCCGCACCGCCGGCGGCACCTTCCTGGTCTTCGCCGACTATGCCCGCCCGTCGATGCGGCTCGCCGCGCTGATGGGGCTGCCGGTGGTCTACGTCATGACCCATGATTCGATCGGCCTCGGCGAGGACGGCCCGACCCACCAGCCGGTCGAGCAGATCGCCAGCTTGCGCGCCATGCCGAACATGCGCGTGCTGCGCCCGGCCGATGCGATCGAGACGGCGGAAGCCTGGCAGATCGCGCTGGAGCGCACCGACGGGCCGACCGTGCTGGCGCTGTCGCGCCAGAACCTGACGCCGGTCCGCACCGATGGCACCGCGACGAACCGCTCGGCCAAGGGTGCCTATGAGCTGCTGCCGGCCGAAGGCGGCAAGGCGCAGGTCTCGCTGTTCGCCTCGGGCTCCGAGGTCGAGATCGCGGTCGCTGCCCGCAAGCTTCTGGCAGAAAAGGGCATTCGCGCCCGCGTCGTCTCGGTGCCATCGCTTGAGCTGCTGCTCGAGCAGGACGAGGCGACCAAGGCCGGGATCATCGGCGAGGCGCCGATCAAGATCGCAGTCGAGGCTGCCGTGCGCTTCGGCTGGGATGGCGTGATCGGCGCCGATGGCGGCTTCGTCGGCATGTCCTCCTTCGGCGCGAGCGGCCCCTACAAGGAGGTCTACAAGCATTTCGGCATCACGCCGGAGGCGGTGGCCGAGGCGGCGATCAAGCGTCACAACGGCTGA
- the rpmE gene encoding 50S ribosomal protein L31: MKTGIHPDYHTIKVVMTDGTEYFTRSTLGKEGDTLNLDIDPKTHPAWTGGTQHMLDRGGRVSRFNSRFGALGALGKK, from the coding sequence ATGAAGACCGGCATTCATCCCGACTACCACACCATCAAGGTCGTCATGACCGATGGCACCGAATACTTCACGCGTTCGACCCTCGGCAAGGAGGGCGACACGCTGAACCTCGACATCGACCCGAAGACCCACCCGGCCTGGACCGGCGGCACCCAGCACATGCTGGACCGTGGCGGCCGCGTCTCGCGCTTCAATTCGCGTTTCGGCGCGCTGGGTGCGCTCGGCAAGAAGTAA
- a CDS encoding ABC transporter transmembrane domain-containing protein — translation MANETKEDNKARPDFSALRSFWPYALAQKQRIAFALVALIVASVATLALPMAVRRVIDVGFSGGEQQLANSYFAILIGVVAILALASSFRFYLVMTVGERVVSELRADVFRHLTRLEPAFFDASRAGDLVSRLTADTTQIKSTFASTASIALRNGIMFLGALAMMIFTSPQLSAIVIGAIPLIVLPLVFSGRSVRKRARAAQDRLADASAFAAEAIGAIRTMQSFGAERETTQRFQGASDGAYDASRDATRSRAWLSGIAIFLVSASVVLVLWVGATEVFAGRMSGGRLSQFVLYAVLAASSLGQLSEVYGDISAAAGAAGRLGEILATKPAISAPPHPKALPTPPVGALAFEGVSFRYPGRSNLALADLDLTIRPGERVALVGPSGAGKSTVLQLALRFYDPFAGRVVVDGVAGPEADPTDWRSRFALVPQEPTVFGVSVADNIAYGRPGAARAQIEEAAQLAAADGFIRALPDGYDTVIGERGVTLSGGQRQRLAIARAVLKDAPILLLDEATSALDSESERAVQDALDRLMQGRTTLVVAHRLATILSADRILVMEDGRVVEEGTHAALVAKGGLYARLAALQFGLEAA, via the coding sequence GTGGCGAACGAGACCAAAGAAGACAACAAGGCGCGGCCGGATTTCAGCGCGCTGCGCTCGTTCTGGCCCTATGCGCTGGCGCAAAAGCAACGGATCGCCTTCGCGCTCGTCGCGTTGATCGTCGCCTCGGTGGCGACGCTGGCACTGCCCATGGCGGTGAGGCGCGTCATCGATGTCGGCTTCTCCGGTGGCGAGCAGCAGCTGGCGAATTCCTATTTCGCAATCCTGATCGGCGTCGTCGCCATCCTGGCGCTGGCGAGCTCGTTCCGCTTCTACCTGGTGATGACGGTTGGTGAGCGTGTCGTCTCGGAGCTGCGTGCTGACGTCTTCCGCCACCTAACAAGGCTTGAGCCGGCCTTCTTTGACGCCAGCCGGGCCGGCGACCTGGTCTCGCGCCTGACCGCTGACACCACCCAGATCAAGTCGACCTTCGCCTCGACCGCCTCGATCGCGCTGCGCAACGGCATCATGTTCCTCGGCGCGCTGGCGATGATGATTTTCACCAGCCCGCAGCTCTCGGCGATCGTCATCGGCGCGATCCCGCTGATCGTGCTGCCGCTGGTCTTTTCCGGCCGCAGCGTACGCAAGCGGGCCCGGGCCGCGCAGGACCGCCTCGCCGACGCTTCCGCCTTCGCCGCCGAGGCGATCGGCGCGATTCGAACGATGCAGTCCTTCGGCGCCGAGCGCGAGACGACGCAGCGCTTCCAAGGCGCCTCGGATGGCGCCTATGATGCCTCGCGCGATGCGACGCGTTCCCGCGCCTGGCTCTCCGGCATTGCGATCTTCTTGGTCTCGGCCAGCGTCGTGCTGGTGCTCTGGGTTGGTGCGACCGAGGTCTTCGCCGGCCGGATGAGCGGCGGGCGCCTGTCGCAATTCGTGCTCTATGCCGTCCTCGCCGCGAGCTCGCTCGGCCAGCTCTCGGAAGTCTATGGCGACATCTCGGCTGCGGCCGGTGCTGCCGGACGGCTCGGCGAAATCCTCGCGACCAAGCCGGCGATTTCAGCTCCGCCCCATCCCAAGGCGTTGCCGACACCGCCGGTCGGCGCCCTCGCCTTCGAGGGCGTCTCCTTCCGTTATCCCGGCCGCAGCAATCTCGCGCTCGCCGATCTCGACCTTACGATCAGGCCGGGCGAGCGGGTCGCGCTGGTCGGCCCGTCCGGCGCCGGCAAGAGCACGGTGCTGCAACTGGCACTGCGCTTCTACGACCCCTTCGCCGGCCGCGTCGTCGTCGATGGCGTCGCGGGGCCGGAAGCCGACCCGACCGATTGGCGCAGCCGCTTTGCGTTGGTGCCTCAAGAGCCGACCGTGTTCGGCGTCTCGGTCGCCGACAACATCGCCTATGGCCGGCCGGGTGCGGCGCGCGCGCAAATCGAGGAAGCCGCGCAGCTCGCCGCTGCGGACGGCTTCATCCGGGCTTTGCCTGATGGCTACGACACCGTCATCGGCGAGCGCGGCGTCACGCTCTCGGGTGGCCAGCGCCAGCGCCTCGCCATCGCGCGCGCCGTGCTGAAGGACGCGCCCATCCTGCTACTCGACGAGGCGACTTCGGCGCTCGATTCGGAGAGCGAGCGCGCCGTACAGGACGCGCTCGACCGGCTGATGCAGGGCCGGACCACGCTGGTCGTGGCCCACCGGCTCGCCACCATCCTCTCCGCCGACCGCATCCTGGTGATGGAGGACGGACGGGTGGTCGAGGAAGGCACGCATGCCGCCCTCGTCGCCAAGGGCGGGCTCTATGCGCGGCTGGCCGCGCTCCAGTTCGGGCTGGAGGCGGCATAG
- a CDS encoding ankyrin repeat domain-containing protein, which yields MSDVTRELTPRSTLETIRRQAKRWLKEIEAGDGEAIARFRELIPNHAGAPKLREVQHALARDYGLTSWAVLKQELAVREAAARGHAALVELFLEKSALRYGVRPGTQSWGEYEADRPARGALAQRLLERHPEIAGDSIHTAIAAHDLDAVRDFLGRDTMLADKPSDFDGWTPLVRLAFTRLPNEALSRNAVAIARLLLDHGADPNALFSDGSNHFTPLTGVIGGGEGNQPPHPQAEALARLLIARGADPLYGQALYNSSLGADEVFWLDLLWSETEKRGEGARWREPVRELPAPPLDYLLGNAVPRQPKRAAWLLAHGARAQALNAYSKQSLVKQAMLDGRSDLVRLLVDNGASPVELSGQEAFTAAVARGDEAEARRLLDGNPDFLINPAPLLVAIRQSKPETAALALRLGVSPDAQTRDGVRALHEAAGSDAIEIVALLVEAGAAIDPIERRYGSTPLGWARHQGASAAQIYLASRSHDIEALCQAGEIERLETLFAEAPVLANASARSGEPPLFCLPDDDTSACDLVEFLLAAGSDPKARNKQGLTPAQAARKRGLLDTAARLEAALQSAG from the coding sequence ATGTCCGACGTTACCCGCGAACTCACGCCCCGTTCGACCCTCGAGACGATCCGCCGCCAGGCCAAGCGCTGGCTGAAGGAGATCGAGGCCGGCGATGGCGAAGCGATCGCCCGCTTTCGCGAGCTGATCCCGAACCATGCCGGTGCGCCCAAGCTGCGCGAGGTCCAGCACGCGCTGGCCCGCGATTACGGGCTAACGAGCTGGGCGGTGCTGAAACAGGAACTCGCCGTGCGCGAGGCTGCGGCGCGCGGCCATGCTGCGCTCGTCGAGCTGTTCCTGGAAAAGTCTGCGTTGCGCTACGGCGTCAGGCCGGGAACGCAAAGCTGGGGCGAGTACGAGGCCGACCGGCCGGCACGCGGCGCACTCGCCCAGCGCCTGCTCGAACGCCATCCGGAGATCGCCGGCGACAGCATCCACACCGCCATCGCCGCGCATGATCTCGATGCCGTTCGTGATTTTCTCGGCAGGGACACGATGCTCGCGGACAAGCCGAGCGATTTCGACGGCTGGACGCCGTTGGTTCGCCTCGCTTTCACCCGCTTGCCGAACGAGGCGCTATCACGCAATGCCGTCGCGATCGCGCGGCTCCTGCTCGATCATGGCGCCGACCCGAATGCGCTCTTCAGCGATGGCAGCAACCATTTCACCCCGCTGACCGGCGTCATCGGTGGTGGCGAGGGCAACCAGCCGCCGCATCCCCAGGCGGAAGCGCTGGCACGGCTCCTGATCGCCCGCGGCGCCGATCCGCTCTACGGCCAGGCGCTCTACAATTCGTCGCTGGGCGCCGACGAGGTGTTCTGGCTCGATCTGCTCTGGAGCGAAACGGAGAAGCGCGGGGAGGGCGCGCGTTGGCGCGAACCAGTGCGCGAATTGCCGGCGCCGCCGCTCGACTACCTGCTCGGCAATGCCGTGCCGCGGCAGCCGAAGCGCGCAGCCTGGCTCCTTGCTCATGGCGCCCGGGCCCAGGCGCTCAACGCCTATTCCAAGCAGAGCCTGGTCAAGCAAGCCATGCTCGATGGCCGCAGCGATCTCGTTCGCCTGCTCGTCGACAATGGCGCCAGCCCGGTCGAGCTCAGCGGGCAGGAGGCCTTCACCGCTGCGGTCGCCCGCGGCGATGAAGCCGAGGCACGCCGGCTGCTCGACGGCAATCCGGACTTCCTGATCAACCCAGCCCCGCTGCTGGTCGCGATTCGGCAGAGCAAGCCGGAGACCGCGGCGCTGGCGCTGCGACTGGGCGTCTCGCCGGATGCGCAGACACGCGATGGCGTCCGCGCCCTGCACGAGGCGGCTGGCAGCGATGCGATCGAGATCGTCGCTCTGCTGGTCGAGGCGGGTGCCGCGATCGATCCGATCGAACGCCGCTATGGCTCGACCCCGCTCGGCTGGGCTCGCCATCAGGGTGCAAGCGCCGCGCAGATCTATCTGGCCTCGCGCAGTCACGACATCGAAGCTCTGTGTCAGGCCGGCGAGATCGAGCGACTGGAGACGCTCTTCGCCGAGGCTCCTGTGCTCGCCAATGCGTCGGCCCGCTCAGGCGAGCCGCCCTTGTTCTGCCTGCCTGATGACGACACCAGCGCCTGCGATCTCGTCGAATTCCTGCTGGCGGCGGGGAGCGATCCGAAGGCGCGGAACAAGCAGGGGCTGACGCCCGCGCAGGCGGCGCGCAAGCGAGGCCTACTGGATACCGCGGCGCGGCTGGAGGCGGCTCTCCAGTCGGCGGGCTGA
- a CDS encoding ABC transporter substrate-binding protein yields MTKHLHGIDRRTVLGGLGALAAGGPAFAASPPLPTSPVVISVMDVGGALALMQRAFEDYRTANPKLVSRIAFVKAPAPELASKLKAQQDAGKVDLDLILTGSDGLAAGLDQKLWQKILPDFSDKFPNIEANYEPAALNLHKVQGDGFGVVVNYYPSGPLLEYMPDRVKTPPTTAEELLAWAKANPNKFMYARPTNSGPGRTFMMGLPYILGDKDPQDPVGGWDKTWAYLQELGQYIEYYPAGTGATMKEFGDGSRDIIISTTGWDINPRALGIVPKEAKIQTLKGFHWVSDAFFMCVPKGLPNDRLAVVLDIMAHVLTPKMQAYSYDEGYLYPGPAVKNVPLSLAPEASQKVIAEFGRPEYADLIANNPIELPLKPDKMVVAFRKWDELVGAKRAK; encoded by the coding sequence ATGACCAAGCATCTTCATGGCATCGACCGTCGCACCGTGCTCGGTGGCCTCGGCGCGCTTGCCGCCGGCGGCCCGGCATTCGCCGCCTCGCCGCCGCTGCCGACCAGTCCCGTCGTGATCAGCGTCATGGATGTCGGCGGTGCGCTTGCCCTGATGCAGCGGGCGTTCGAGGATTACCGCACGGCCAATCCCAAGCTGGTCTCGCGCATCGCCTTCGTGAAGGCGCCAGCCCCCGAACTCGCCAGCAAGCTCAAGGCTCAGCAGGATGCCGGCAAGGTCGATCTCGACCTGATCCTGACCGGTAGCGACGGCCTTGCCGCCGGCCTCGACCAGAAGCTCTGGCAGAAGATCCTGCCCGATTTCTCCGACAAGTTCCCGAACATCGAGGCCAATTACGAGCCGGCCGCGCTCAACCTGCACAAGGTCCAGGGCGACGGCTTCGGCGTCGTCGTCAACTACTACCCCTCCGGCCCGCTGCTCGAATACATGCCGGACCGGGTCAAGACCCCACCGACCACCGCCGAGGAGCTGCTCGCCTGGGCCAAGGCCAATCCGAACAAGTTCATGTATGCCCGCCCGACCAATTCCGGCCCGGGCCGGACATTCATGATGGGGCTGCCCTACATCCTCGGCGACAAGGATCCGCAGGATCCCGTCGGCGGCTGGGACAAGACCTGGGCCTATCTGCAGGAACTCGGCCAGTACATCGAGTATTATCCAGCCGGCACCGGCGCGACGATGAAGGAGTTCGGCGACGGCTCGCGCGACATCATCATCTCGACCACCGGCTGGGACATCAATCCGCGCGCGCTCGGCATCGTGCCCAAGGAGGCGAAGATCCAGACGCTGAAGGGCTTCCACTGGGTCTCGGACGCCTTTTTCATGTGCGTGCCGAAGGGCCTGCCGAACGATCGGCTGGCGGTCGTGCTCGACATCATGGCGCATGTGCTGACGCCGAAGATGCAGGCCTATTCCTATGACGAGGGCTATCTCTATCCCGGCCCAGCGGTGAAGAACGTGCCGCTCTCGCTGGCGCCCGAGGCGAGCCAGAAAGTCATCGCCGAGTTCGGCCGGCCGGAATATGCCGACCTGATCGCCAACAACCCGATCGAACTGCCGCTGAAGCCCGACAAGATGGTCGTCGCGTTCCGCAAGTGGGACGAGCTGGTGGGGGCGAAGCGGGCGAAGTGA
- a CDS encoding N-acetylglucosamine-6-phosphate deacetylase: MPVSPGLVDLQINGFAGVDFNDPAITAADLDRALEAMLATGVTACLPTIITAHPHELVERFRALDVAVAGSRLGSLMCPGYHLEGPFLNPAPGYHGCHPPQAMTAAKAELIAEVERGLSRPILMVTLAVESEGAVALTKTLAEAGKIVAIGHSAADFDQVSAAADAGLSLSTHLGNGVPQTLHKLANPIFAQLAEDRLMAGFIADGIHVHPRALAALIRAKGFERSILVTDAVVAAATPVGRYHFAGMAVDRMPDGSVRQEAGLLAGSALCLDEAVRNVVAWGIATPEQAFAMAGSHALAAIRPALEAHGIALAEGEVEWSDELFVRRVRLADQERRYDA; this comes from the coding sequence ATGCCCGTCTCGCCCGGCCTGGTCGACCTCCAGATCAACGGCTTCGCCGGCGTCGATTTCAACGACCCGGCGATCACGGCGGCCGATCTCGACCGGGCGCTGGAGGCGATGCTGGCGACTGGCGTCACCGCCTGCCTGCCGACGATCATCACCGCCCATCCGCACGAGCTCGTGGAGCGCTTTCGCGCGCTCGATGTGGCGGTGGCCGGGAGCCGGCTCGGCTCGCTGATGTGCCCGGGTTATCATCTCGAAGGCCCGTTCCTGAACCCGGCGCCGGGCTATCATGGCTGCCACCCGCCGCAGGCGATGACGGCGGCCAAGGCCGAGCTGATCGCCGAGGTCGAGCGCGGCCTGTCGCGGCCGATCCTGATGGTGACGCTCGCCGTTGAAAGCGAAGGCGCTGTCGCGCTGACGAAAACCCTGGCCGAGGCCGGCAAGATCGTCGCCATCGGCCACTCAGCCGCCGATTTCGATCAGGTCTCGGCCGCGGCCGATGCGGGCTTGTCGCTCTCGACCCATCTCGGCAATGGCGTGCCGCAGACCCTGCACAAGCTCGCCAATCCGATCTTCGCCCAGCTCGCCGAAGACCGGCTGATGGCGGGCTTCATCGCCGACGGCATCCATGTCCATCCTAGGGCGCTTGCCGCGCTGATCCGGGCCAAGGGCTTCGAGCGCTCGATCCTCGTCACCGACGCGGTGGTGGCCGCCGCTACGCCGGTCGGCCGCTATCATTTCGCCGGCATGGCCGTCGACCGCATGCCGGATGGCTCGGTCCGGCAGGAAGCGGGACTGCTCGCCGGCTCGGCGCTCTGCCTGGACGAGGCCGTGCGCAATGTCGTCGCCTGGGGCATCGCGACGCCCGAGCAGGCTTTCGCCATGGCGGGGAGCCACGCGCTCGCCGCGATCCGGCCGGCGCTTGAGGCGCACGGCATCGCGCTTGCGGAGGGCGAGGTCGAGTGGTCGGATGAGCTTTTCGTCCGGCGGGTCCGCCTCGCCGATCAGGAACGTCGCTACGACGCATGA
- a CDS encoding glucosamine-6-phosphate deaminase, translated as MIDIRITPDKNELGRQAAALGAETIRAAIARHGEATIIVATGASQFEMLQNLVAAEGIDWSKVTAFHLDEYVGLPKSHPASFRGYLEERFLAQLPVKPAFIPVNGEGDPIAETRRLNGLIAGRRIDLCFAGFGENCHLAFNDPPADFDTDEPFIVVTLDDACRQQQFGEGWFESLAAVPEQAISMSIRQILKSELIILSVPDARKAQAVKDALEGEITPLHPASILQRHPNTVLFLDPPAASLLKTG; from the coding sequence ATGATCGATATCCGCATCACCCCCGACAAGAACGAGCTCGGCCGGCAGGCCGCCGCGCTCGGCGCCGAGACGATCCGGGCTGCGATCGCTCGCCATGGCGAGGCGACGATCATCGTCGCCACCGGCGCGAGCCAGTTCGAGATGCTGCAGAACCTCGTCGCGGCCGAGGGCATCGACTGGTCGAAGGTCACCGCCTTCCATCTCGATGAATATGTCGGCCTGCCCAAGAGCCATCCGGCGAGCTTCCGCGGCTATCTGGAAGAGCGCTTCCTCGCTCAGCTCCCGGTCAAGCCGGCCTTCATCCCCGTCAATGGCGAGGGCGATCCCATCGCGGAGACCAGGCGCCTCAATGGGCTGATCGCCGGACGCCGTATCGATCTCTGCTTCGCCGGTTTCGGCGAGAACTGCCATCTTGCCTTCAACGATCCGCCGGCCGATTTCGACACGGATGAGCCCTTCATCGTCGTCACGCTCGACGACGCCTGCCGCCAGCAGCAATTCGGCGAGGGCTGGTTCGAGAGCCTTGCCGCGGTGCCGGAACAGGCGATCTCGATGAGCATCCGCCAGATCCTGAAGAGCGAGTTGATCATCCTGTCTGTGCCGGACGCCCGCAAGGCGCAGGCGGTGAAGGATGCGCTCGAAGGCGAGATCACGCCGCTGCATCCGGCCTCGATCCTGCAGCGCCATCCCAACACGGTGCTGTTCCTCGACCCGCCAGCCGCCTCGCTGCTGAAGACGGGCTAA
- a CDS encoding response regulator yields the protein MPLVVLVVEDDAIVRMDTASMIIEAGFEAIEATSADEAIVILEARSDINVVFTDIEMPGSMNGLKLAFAVRDRWPPVVIIIASGRIRPEPDQMPTDVTFLRKPYSEAAVLAAVREAA from the coding sequence ATGCCCTTAGTCGTGCTAGTTGTCGAAGATGATGCGATTGTCCGGATGGATACCGCATCGATGATCATTGAGGCTGGATTCGAAGCGATCGAGGCAACAAGCGCCGATGAGGCGATCGTCATCTTGGAAGCTCGGTCAGACATCAACGTTGTCTTCACTGATATCGAGATGCCCGGGTCGATGAACGGCTTGAAACTTGCCTTCGCGGTGCGCGACCGCTGGCCTCCTGTAGTGATTATCATCGCTTCCGGCCGCATCCGGCCCGAGCCTGATCAGATGCCTACCGATGTCACGTTTCTTCGAAAGCCATACAGCGAGGCAGCGGTTCTCGCCGCTGTCAGGGAGGCCGCTTAG